Proteins encoded within one genomic window of Hevea brasiliensis isolate MT/VB/25A 57/8 chromosome 8, ASM3005281v1, whole genome shotgun sequence:
- the LOC131182138 gene encoding uncharacterized protein LOC131182138 — MECGDEMQRDYIFHTRCLVNDKLCSVIVDGGSCCNVASSLLVDKLGLPTTTHPKPYGLQWLNDCGKLRVTKQVVVPFTIGKYNDEVLCDVVPMVATHLLLGRPCQYDRSVVHDGRKNRYTVTKEGRTYSLLPMTPAQEYEDVFPNELPPGLPPIRGIEHQIDLVPGAQIPNRPAYRTNPKETKELQRQVEELMEKGYVRESMSPCAVPVLLVPKKDGSYRISDKNLVSKLEWKKALSGKNSKRVLKMSQEQTSGLNMDNPFYQQALVQHLERIGRQLSNLTDRIERIEQNSGNGRQNTNEGQNRARGSRVNNAPPIDDWGDENDDDSDEGDDQHSAAHDDHHRPRGMTGNRGGRGGGRNLRRGNMEEARGRGRVDGNISGIKMKIPPFQGKANPDAYLEWERKVDLIFDCHNYSEEKKVKLAVVEFTDYAIVWELHQRLQGLVQGNKSVEEYFKEMEMAMIRANVEEDREATMARFLKGLNLDIANLVELQHYVELDDMLNMAIKIEKQLKKKKAFKMGVGMNLGNNAPWKPNWKKGEISDSKVVSKEKKEETRGGEKPSVTEKGKGQNTSSGRTRDIKCFRCLGKGHYASQCPNKRVMVMRPNGEIESEDDDVDDDDASESMPPLEEASDVEHAVGGNILVVRRALSAQAKEEEGDALQRENIFHTRCLVNGKTCSMIVDSGSCVNVASTLMVAKLGMRTIKHPRPYKLQWLNDCGEIKVNKQVMLAFSIGRYKDEVLCDVVPMHAGHILLGRPWQYDRKEFEDVFPEEIPNGLPPIRGIEHQIDFVPGAVIPNRPAYRTNPEEAKELQRQVEELLAKGHVRESMSPCYVIVLLVPKKDGSMRFVVSGKGIEVDEDKVRAIREWPTPKSVSDVRSFHGLASFYRRFVKDFSTIASPLNEVVKKNVGFKWGEEQEHAFNSLKEKLCSAPLLALPDFSKTFEIECDASGVGIGGVLKQERRPIAYFSEKLSGATLNYSTYDKELYALVRALETWQHYLWPKEFVIHSDHESLKYLKGQNKLNKRHAKWSEFIEGFPYVIQYKQGKENVVADVLSRRYTLLSMLDARLLGFEHVKEMYANDDDFGKVFAFCEHAAYDKFYRHNGFLFRENKLCVPKCSIRELLVKESHAGGLMGHFGVAKTLEILKEHFYWPHMKRDVERVCARCVACMKAKSKVRPHGLYMPLSVPSEPWVDLSMDFILGLPRTKKGHDSIFVVVDRFSKMAHFIPCHKTDDASYIASLFFREIVRLHGIPRTIVSDRDVKFLSHFWKVLWGKLGTKLCFSTTCHPQTDGQTEVVNRTVGTLLRAMIKQNLKAWEECIPFIEFAYNRSMHSSTGYSPFELVYGFNPLTPLDLLPLPTNELASLDGKRKA, encoded by the exons atggagtgtggtgatgaaatgcaaagggATTACATCTTCCATACTAGGTGCTTGGTGAATGACAAGTTGTGTAGTGTGATTGTAGATGGTGGGAGCTGTTGTAATGTGGCTAGTTCACTCTTGGTGGACAAGTTGGGTTTGCCTACTACTACACATCCAAAACCATATGGCTTGCAATGGTTGAATGATTGTGGGAAGTTGAGGGTTACAAAACAGGTGGTGGTGCCATTCACCATTGGCAAGTATAATGATGAGGTACTTTGTGATGTTGTACCTATGGTTGCTACGCATCTTTTGTTGGGCCGTCCATGTCAGTATGATAGAAGTGTTGTGCATGATGGTAGGAAGAACAGGTACACGGTCACTAAGGAAGGTCGAACATACTCATTGCTTCCTATGACACCAGCTCAA GAATATGAAGATGTCTTCCCCAATGAGTTGCCACCAGGATTGCCACCTAtcagagggattgagcaccagatcgACTTGGTACCTGGAGCACAAATACCGAATAGACCAGCATATAGAACAAATCCTAAAGAAACAAAGGAGTTACAAAGGCAAGTGGAGGAGCTTATGGAGAAGGGCTATGTTAgggagagcatgagcccatgtgCTGTACCTGTGTTGCTAGTGCCAAAGAAGGATGGGAGTtatcgcat TTCTGACAAGAACTTGGTAAGCAAGCTTGAGTGGAAAAAGGCATTGAGTGGCAAGAACTCCAAGAGG gtattaaAAATGTCACAAGAACAAACTAGTGGACTTAATATGGATAATCCTTTTTACCAACAAGCACTTGTTCAACATTTGGAAAGAATTGGTAGACAATTGAGCAACCTAACTGaccgaattgaaagaattgagcaGAATAGTGGGAATGGTAGACAAAACACAAATGAGGGGCAGAATAGGGCTAGGGGATCTAGAGTGAACAATGCACCACCTATAGATGATTGGGgggatgaaaatgatgatgattcTGATGAAGGGGATGACCAGCACTCTGCTGCACATGATGACCACCATAGACCGAGAGGGATGACAGGTAATAGGGGTGGAAGAGGTGGAGGCAGAAACTTGAGAAGAGGCAATATGGAGGAAgcaagagggagagggagagtggatGGTAACATTAGTGGGATCAAAATGAAAATTCCGCCATTCCAAGGCAAAGCCAATCCGGATGCATATTTGGAGTGGGAGAGGAAGGTGGATCTCATATTTGATTGTCACAATTATAGTGAGGAAAAGAAGGTGAAGCTTGCAGTAGTTGAGTTTACAGATTATGCCATAGTTTG GGAGTTGCACCAAAGGTTGCAAGGGCTGGTGCAAGGAAACAAAAGTGTGGAAGAATATTTCAAGGAGATGGAGATGGCTATGATAAGAGCCAATGTAGAGGAGGATAGGGAAGCCACTATGgctaggttcctaaaggggctgaatCTTGATATTGCCAACTTAGTGGAGCTACAACACTATGTAGAGCTTGATGACATGTTAAATATGGCAATCAAGATAGAAAAACaactaaagaagaagaaagcattcAAAATGGGTGTAGGTATGAATTTGGGCAACAATGCTCCATGGAAACCGAATTGGAAGAAGGGTGAAATTAGTGATTCCAAGGTTGTTTCTAAGGAAAAGAAAGAGGAGACTAGGGGTGGAGAAAAGCCTAGTGTGACTGAGAAAGGCAAGGGACAGAATACCTCTAGTGGGAGAACTAGGGATATCAAATGTTTTAGGTGCCTAGGGAAGGGACATTATGCATCTCAATGTCCTAACAAGAGGGTGATGGTGATGAGGCCGAATGGGGAGATCGAATCAGAAGATGAtgatgttgatgatgatgatgctaGTGAGAGTATGCCTCCTTTGGAGGAAGCTAGTGATGTAGAGCATGCCGTGGGAGGAAATATTCTAGTGGTTAGGCGTGCACTAAGTGCACAAGCAAAGGAAGAAGAGGGAGATGCACTGCAAAGGGAAAATATTTTCCACACTAGATGCTTGGTGAATGGTAAAACTTGTAGCATGATTGTAGATAGTGGTAGTTGTGTGAATGTTGCCAGCACACTCATGGTTGCGAAGCTTGGCATGCGCACCATCAAGCATCCTAGACCATACAAGTTGCAATGGCTGAATGACTGTGGGGAAATTAAGGTGAACAAGCAAGTGATGTTGGCTTTTTCTATTGGAAGGTATAAGGATGAGGTGTTGTGTGATGTGGTGCCAATGCATGCTGGACATATTTTGCTAGGGAGACCATGGCAATATGATAGGAAG GAGTTtgaggatgtcttccctgaagaaatACCTAATGGGCTACCACCAATTAGAGGCATAGAGCACCAAATAGATTTTGTGCCTGGAGCTGTAATCCCAAATAGGCCAGCCTATAGAACCAATCCGGAAGAGGCTaaggaacttcaaagacaagtggAGGAGCTTCTAGCAAAAGGCCATGTTAgggagagcatgagcccatgtTACGTAATTGTTCTTTTGGTGCCTAAGAAAGATGGGAGcatgc GATTTGTGGTGAGTGGCAAGGGAATTGAGGTTGATGAGGACAAGGTAAGAGCCATTAGAGAGTGGCCTACACCTAAGTCTGTGAGTGATGTGAGGAGCTTCCATGGGTTGGCTAgtttttataggagatttgtaaaggACTTCAGTACCATAGCCTCACCCTTGAATGAAGTTGTAAAAAAAAATGTGGGATTCAAGTGGGGGGAAGAACAAGAGCATGCATTTAATTCACTTAAGGAGAAATTGTGTTCTGCACCTTTACttgctttacctgatttttctaaaacttttgagattgaatgtgatgcCTCTGGAGTGGGTATTGGAGGTGTTTTGAAGCAGGAAAGGAGACCGATTGCCTACTTCAGTGAGAAGCTAAGTGGGGCTACATTGAACTACTCCACTTATGACAAAGAGTTGTATGCTCTGGTGCGTGCACTTGAGACTTGGCAACACTACTTGTGGCCGAAGGAGTTTGTCATTCATAGTGACCATGAGTCACTCAAATACTTAAAGGGGCAGAACAAGCTCAACAAGCGCCATGCCAAGTGGAGTGAATTCATTGAAggtttcccatatgtgattcaatacaagcaaggcaaagagaatgtggtggctgatgtacTTTCAAGGAGGTACACTTTACTTTCCATGCTTGACGCTAGACTTTTAGGCTTCGAACATGTGAAAGAAATGTATGCTAATGATGATGACTTTGGGAAAGTGTTTGCCTTTTGTGAACATGCTGCATATGATAAATTCTATAGGCATAATGGTTTCTTGTTTAGGGAAAATAAATTATGTGTGCCTAAATGCTCAATTAGAGAGTTGCTTGTTAAAGAATCACATGCTGGTGGTTTAATGGGACATTTTGGGGTTGCAAAGACCTTAGAAATtttaaaggaacatttttattggccacaCATGAAGAGGGATGTAGAGAGAGTGTGTGCTAGATGTGTGGCTTGCATGAAGGCAAAGTCGAAAGTAAGGCCGCATGGTCTATACATGCCATTGAGTGTTCCTAGTGAACCTTGGGTAGATTTATCCATGGATTTCATTTTGGGTTTACCTAGGACAAAGAAAGGCCATGATagtatttttgttgttgttgatcgTTTTTCCAAGATGGCTCATTTCATACCATGTCACAAGACTGACGATGCATCTTACATTGCTTCTTTGTTCTTTagggagatagttagattgcatggcattcctagaacaattgttagtgatagggatgtgaaatttctaagccatttttggAAAGTCTTGTGGGGAAAATTAGGAACAAAACTTTGTTTCTCCACCACTTGCCATCCACAAACGGATGGGCAAACAGAAGTTGTCAATAGGACCGTGGGCACTCTTCTACGTGCAATGATTAAACAAAACTTGAAAGCTTGGGAGGAGTGCATACCATtcatagaatttgcatacaacaggtCTATGCATTCATCTACTGGTTATTCACCCTTTGAACTTGTATATGGTTTTAATCCACTAACTCCTTTAGATTTGTTGCCTTTGCCTACtaatgagcttgctagtttagatggcaaAAGGAAAGCTTAA
- the LOC131182139 gene encoding uncharacterized protein LOC131182139, giving the protein MSQFQETSGSSGGNEEKKEFPDDRVFKESVAQSFERLNLEMNDFRDELDVLRGMRNEMSRFMEEMRRDREDRNRRNDGSANVGNQNRNEGRFWAEHRNEWYEEAEWNDDEYDEAYDYGNYHYGGRGHRPPRGRGPRGRRGGRNFRLGDHWDRDGNEERVDGNLASIKMQIPPFHGKDNPEVYLDWERQVELIFECHHYSKEKKVKLAAVEFKEYAIVWWDQLLSRRRRNGQRTVETWDEMKGILRNRFVPPYYHRELLQRLRKLTQGTKSVEEYYKAMEIALIRADVEEDREPTMVRFLNGLNPEIANIVELQPCVEVEDMLQMALKVEKQLKRKNVARYAPANHSAPRSNWKSNWSAPSRVEKEVPKFKKEEWKGKEKVEEKNNCFKC; this is encoded by the coding sequence ATGTCTCAATTCCAAGAGACAAGTGGTAGTAGTGGAGGTAATGAAGAAAAAAAGGAGTTTCCTGATGATCGAGTTTTTAAAGAATCCGTAGCACAAAGCTTTGAAAGGCTGAATTTGGAAATGAATGACTTTAGAGATGAATTGGATGTATTAAGGGGAATGAGAAATGAGATGAGCAGGTTTATGGAAGAGATGAGAAGAGACAGAGAAGATAGAAATAGAAGGAATGATGGGAGTGCAAATGTGGGAAATCAGAATAGAAATGAAGGTAGATTTTGGGCAGAACATAGGAATGAATGGTATGAAGAAGCTGAATGGAATGATGATGAGTATGATGAAGCTTATGACTATGGCAACTACCATTATGGCGGAAGGGGGCATAGACCACCTAGGGGTAGAGGGCCTAGGGGAAGAAGGGGTGGCAGAAATTTTAGGCTCGGTGATCATTGGGATAGAGATGGAAATGAGGAGAGAGTTGATGGGAATTTAGCTAGTATAAAGATGCAAATTCCACCTTTTCATGGGAAGGATAATCCAGAAGTTTATTTGGATTGGGAGAGACAGGTGGAGTTGATTTTTGAGTGCCACCATTATtctaaagaaaagaaagtgaagttagcagCTGTAGAATTCAAAGAGTATGCAATTGTTTGGTGGGATCAGTTGTTGAGTAGGAGGAGGAGAAATGGGCAACGAACCGTGGAGACATGGGACGAAATGAAGGGAATCTTGCGAAACAGGTTTGTGCCACCTTACTACCACAGAGAGCTGCTTCAAAGGTTACGAAAACTCACTCAAGGTACTAAAAGTGTCGAAGAATACTACAAGGCCATGGAGATAGCGTTGATTAGAGCTGATGTTGAGGAGGATCGGGAACCTACAATGGTTCGCTTTTTAAATGGATTAAATCCTGAAATTGCTAATATTGTGGAGCTGCAACCTTGTGTGGaggtggaggatatgctacaaatgGCACTTAAAGTGGAGAAGCAACTAAAAAGGAAAAATGTGGCTAGATATGCACCAGCCAACCATTCGGCCCCTAGGAGTAATTGGAAGTCAAATTGGTCTGCTCCTTCAAGGGTGGAGAAAGAAGTtcccaaattcaagaaagaagaatggaaaggaaAGGAGAAAGTAGAGGAGAAGAACAACTGTTTTAAGTGTTAG